GCCTGCGCACGAAGAAGCCAACCCGCAGCCGCCTCGGCACGTTCCAGCGTTTCCCCTCTGATCGGTTGAACAGTCCAAAGCATGAACCGCATGGAATCGTTAAGCAGGAGACGAACAAATGGATAGCGATCAATTCGACTTAATCCAAAACATTTCACTAAAATTCCGCGCATGTCAAAACAGAATTTGCGGAATCCTCTATTGATAAAAATATCCCGCAAAATCCGAGTGGTAGATGTCTTTACGGTCGAGGTGCTAGGGCCAAACATGTCACGAATACCTTTCACAGTGGATCATGACAGGTACCTGCCAATCTCGGTGCCTGTCTGGTGACTTACGCAATAATCTAAAATATGGTGGTTTTTCAATTCGATCAGACACTCACACGCCGACATCCGGCATCCGCATCATTGATACGGCATGGGAGGGAGCATGACGACCCTTCCTGGAGCAATAATGCCGTGATGTACGCCCCCCGTCAAGAGGATAGAAAAGGAGTCGTCCTGAACCTAACCCAAAGTATGGATGGGACACATCGAACAGCATCGGCTCGCGCAACAGGTGACAACCTGTCACAGATCCTTTTGGCTGAAGTCTTCGAGATGGACAACACTTGCACTAGACTTCGACTACACCGACAGTCTGGGTATGTTGATCTTGGGAAAACAGTGCATTATTATTGAATCTATCCCATGATGAGCAGGTAGCGACTCGTTTCTCGGTAGTTGGCCGGCTGAGGCTGTCGGTTTCTTGGGGAATGGAAAATAGATGTGTATGGACAACTGGACAACATGTACTCACTTCATCCATATGATGGAATGCAAGACACGTTGTCCTCTGCCCATTAATCGCTGTGGTTGATTTAGAGATTGGAGTCTAAACCGGAGCGATGACATTCTCAGAGAGAACCAATTGCTTTTCCTTGATTCAGAGTACGTTCACTCTACCATCCTCTGTATTGAGTCGAACGTGCTTAGCCATTCTGACCTTATCTATTTGCCTGGTCTTGCAAGTGCTCGGCACACCGGTCGGGTTTATCGACCTGCTCGCGTCCGATTCACCAGAGGAATCCTCGCTCTCCGAGGGCTTCTCAATTCTTGCTGAAACACCTGTAGTAAAAAGACCCACCGATCCTCGTTTCTCCAACGAAGCGACCTCCACCTTGTATCGTATGCTCCTGAGTGATTTAATCTTTCGTCCTCCTCAATAACCGCGATTCTCCTGACACCCAAACACCCGAAAAGCGCCTGAATAATTCGTTCCCTTTCGGGCCGGACTTCGGTGGATTCCATTTTGGAGAAACGTCTTCATGAGCCGAAAAATCTTCACGAGTGCCAAGGAGTCATTCCCCGGCCGAAACGACGTCTTGCGGATCGGCGTAATCGGAACCGGGGCATTTGCCCAGCAATGTCATTTGCCAGGGCTTCAGACCCATCCTCAGGCCAAAGTTGTGGCCATTGCCGGTCGTCGGCAAGAACGGCTTCAATCTCTCGCGGCCCAATTCAATATTCCCACCGTCTACACCGACTATCACGAACTATGCGCTCGAACGGATCTCGATGCGATCACAATTGTCACGGCAAACAGCGAACATGCCGCGCAGGCCACAGCCGGCTTGGCCTCGGGAAAGCATGTCTTCTGCGAAAAGCCGTTGGCAACGACCGTATTACAAGCTCAAGAGATGGTTCGCGCGGCGGAACTGAGCGGGAAGGTCCACCAGGTTGCCTTTACTTATCGCTACCTTTACGGATTACAAGAGCTACGGCGTCGGATCCAGCGCGGGGACATTGGCGAACCCTATCACCTACGCGCTCAACATAACAGCTGGGATGGACTCCTATTCAAAGGTGATGGTGTCCTTCATGATGTGGGATCACATCTCTTCGACCTGGCACGATTCCTGTTCGGTCCTCTCCAGTCAGTCACTGGGTTATACCGCCATCTTCCTCAGATTCATCACGACAGAAAAGGCCAGCGCGCCAAGTCACCGGCTCAGGCAACTGATGACCTGGCAACGGCCTGGTTTACGCACAAGTGTGGCGTACAGGGTCAGTGGCATGTCAACCGAGTCGCGCCATCATATGGCGGCAAGGCCCATATCGAAGTGATCGGACGAGAAGGGGCGCTCCGCGCCTCGCTGAGCAGGGGCAGTATCGACACGTTGCAGATGGTACGTCCACCAAGCTCACAGTGGGAAGAGTTACCGCTGCCGACCGAGGCACGTAACGAATCTCCCAGCGCCCTCGCCATCATGATGCGGAGCTTTGTGAATGCCTGTCTGAGAGGGAAGCTCGATCCCGATGTCGATGCATCCTTTCATGACGGCCTCGCCGTTCAACTGGCAATTGATGCCGTGGAAACAGCCTCTTCGAGGCTCCCATGGATACCCGTCGAGACAACAGACCACCAGACAAGGCGGAAGAATTCTGTCTTCTTCCCGACCGCGTTCCAAACAGTCGGCCGCAAACGGCCATCATGAGCTCCTGCCGTAGCTCGTATGAACGATCAGCGAGTATGAGAAGCGAGAGAGGGAACAGGTGCCGGGTCCTGGGATTCCACCCTCCTTGGTTACAGGTACGATTTTAGGCTATCGATGAAGCAATTCCCGGACTCAACGCTCCACAGCATCCCTCGCAATCCCTGATAGATTCTGGGTCGAGCATGAGATCAGATCACCGACCCGGGCTGGTTGGTATATCTGACCAAGCGCGAAACACCCATCTATCACTGTCGAAATGCACTGACAGCATTCCTATCCTACCTGTGTAGGATATCCCGTGGCGCAGTAACCTAGATACAATCTGCCGCCTCACTCTAGACCGAAGGAAACTGACCACACTTTTCACGAGTTAACAACAAGCTCTTTTCGATATACGCGACATGGACTCCGGTGACATCAATTCGGTGAGGCAAACAGGGGCTTTTCTGTGCCGGAATTCCCAGCAAGGAATGTGTCAGGAATGCCAGGTAGCATCAACAAAGTGGTCGTGAAGTTGAAAGGCTTGAGCCACACCGATTCCGATGATCTTGATATCCTGCCGGTGGGTCCGGGAGGACAAAAGTCCTGCACATATCCTATGCCGGTGGGGCAGCCGATGTGGTGAACACCAGGCCGACCTTTGAACCGTGAGCCGGCTTTCATGCTGACCTGTGCGTCCCTTGTCTCATCAATTCGTTCGTCATGTCAGTCCGTACAACAAGGAGGACTCATCATGCGCGCGTCGACCTGCACAGTGCTCGCCCTCATGGCTTGTCTTGCCGTACTCCCCACTTTGTCGGCCCTTGCCGAAGACAACCGCGGCGACTCCACAACAGCTCTCAAAGGGACATTTCGGTTCAGCACCGTCAAAACCTGTACTGACAGCGCAACGGGCTCCATGGCTCACTTCTACATTGAAGGAACCATCGTCTACGATGGTCAGGGCTCTGCCCAGCTCACACAACAAGGCACACTGGTTGTTCCTGGCCCAATCTCCACGTCATTCGAAGAGACGGCTGAACTCACCTATACCGTGAAGCCGAACGGAAGTTTTAGCCAAGAGGGCACCTTCCGCGCAGTTGATCGGTCCTACACCTTGACGGGTGGTAAAATGAATGGGCACATCGATCCTGACGGTTCCGTCGTAATATTCAGCGCCGCCATCCCTCCGGAAAAAGAAACGGTCACCATGCCAGGAAGAGGCTTGTCTGAGTATCTCTGTGGCGCCTCTGGAACGGCGGTCCGGATACGCTAGGCATCGGATGGCTCCGGCGATCGAGGTGAACCCGGGCCACCATGCTTGTTCGACTCTCCTGAGTATCTGGCAATATGGAGAAGATTCCTGCTTGCTCTCCCAAGGAGAATACCGCACACACGGTCAACCCAGTGCAATCAGCGACATCCCGGAAAACGCATGGCGCACGCCGCTCACACACGCACCTACAAACGATGTCCTTTCATGCTCCACTGATCGAGCCTAGTAATGGGTCGGGAGTCTTATCTCTCGCCACAGTTTCGTTAGAAGATTCCCTATGCCACGTCGTCCCAGACTCGTCGCCGAAGCCCAGGCCAATCCTCGTTTCTCATCGCTGCTTTCCACGACGATCACGCGCGCGAATAGTGTGAACCCGGCAAGATATGGATTGATTGAAGTTCAAGCGACCATGCGCGAACCATTTCGTGAAGCCTGCCAGGGCTTGAACTCTGTGAAGGGTGAAGAGTCGGCATCAGCAACTCATGGCGGAGTGGCGGCGTCCGGCAGGCTTGCTGTAGAATACCCCTGCGTCAAGTCACCCTTCTGATGGAGGCGCGCATGATGCGGAAGAGCCAAGAGCAGAGCTACCGGGCACGGGCGCTGAAACTATTCCCCTGGGTCTGTGCCCACTGTGGGCGCGAGTTCGATGGGAAGAAGCTGAACCAACTCACGGTCCATCACAAGGACCACAACCATCAGAACAATCCTCCTGACGGCAGCAACTGGGAGTTGCTCTGCCTCTACTGTCACGACAATGAGCATCAGCGCGATCAGGTCGCCGGCGCGTCGACAGAATCTCTGTCGAGTGCTGAACCAGACCGCCCCTTCACCCCTTTTGCCCGGCTTGCCGATCTGTTCAAACGCGACACTGT
The sequence above is drawn from the Candidatus Nitrospira nitrificans genome and encodes:
- a CDS encoding Gfo/Idh/MocA family protein; this translates as MSRKIFTSAKESFPGRNDVLRIGVIGTGAFAQQCHLPGLQTHPQAKVVAIAGRRQERLQSLAAQFNIPTVYTDYHELCARTDLDAITIVTANSEHAAQATAGLASGKHVFCEKPLATTVLQAQEMVRAAELSGKVHQVAFTYRYLYGLQELRRRIQRGDIGEPYHLRAQHNSWDGLLFKGDGVLHDVGSHLFDLARFLFGPLQSVTGLYRHLPQIHHDRKGQRAKSPAQATDDLATAWFTHKCGVQGQWHVNRVAPSYGGKAHIEVIGREGALRASLSRGSIDTLQMVRPPSSQWEELPLPTEARNESPSALAIMMRSFVNACLRGKLDPDVDASFHDGLAVQLAIDAVETASSRLPWIPVETTDHQTRRKNSVFFPTAFQTVGRKRPS
- a CDS encoding YajD family HNH nuclease, encoding MMRKSQEQSYRARALKLFPWVCAHCGREFDGKKLNQLTVHHKDHNHQNNPPDGSNWELLCLYCHDNEHQRDQVAGASTESLSSAEPDRPFTPFARLADLFKRDTVA